The following nucleotide sequence is from Stigmatopora nigra isolate UIUO_SnigA chromosome 20, RoL_Snig_1.1, whole genome shotgun sequence.
TTCaggctggaaaaaaatgcatattatagatatataaatatttaatgtgCATTTGAATTCAATATAAACTACAAAAACGTTTGATATATAGCCCGGAAAACACGGTAAGTAAATTTCCCAACATGGATTTCTTGAAATAAACTAAACAGACATATTTCAAGCAAtacatttgtatatttaaaaaaaacatgacaaacaacccagttttaaatgtatagttttaaataaaaacaaaaagcagtCATTACTTAAAGTGGAATAATCCTACACATTAATCTGTTCACTCATTTTAAACACTCCAAACTGTAAACTAGAAAAATGATTTGACTGGACGTAAGAAATCGTAAATTCTTAATCTGCAGTGTATGGTTCAAACGCATGCAACATTTATGCCAAAAAAGTACGATAAAAACGTTGTAATTTGAAGTTAGAAAGGCTCAGTGGGCGCACGATTGAGGCTGGCCTTAATAAAAATGGCCAAGGTTCCCACAGTGGTGAAGATAACAAAAATACACAGGAACATCCGGTCCACCACCATTGCCACGTACTGCCAATCCTCTTTCAGCTATgaaacacaaagacaaaaaaaaccatcTCAAAACCTGAATTTTCCTCAAAGACAAAACAACGTCAATCTCACCGCTTCATAGTCCTTTTCGGCCTGAAGTACTTCGGCGATGTACGTGATGGCCTCAATGGCGGATTGGAGTTCAGGTGGAAGTGAAACGTAGCTACTGGGACCGTCAATGAACTTCCTCAGATTCTTTCCCTCTGCTTGGAATCTAAACACAAAAGCAGGACTGCATTTATTTCTTATGTCAGAAAATCAAGTATTCAACCATACCTACAGTTTTGGTCTTCTTTGATAGCTCCCTACCACTAGAGGACAGTGTAACTCTTTGCCACAGTTATTTACTATGCAGTGATGGTTTGAGATAGTGACCTCTGAAAGGGGATCAGaatgtttgatattttttttcatatataccatattttcttgcatacatGCTGTATTTTTCgctaaaaattgatttttaaatttatctACGCGTAGGTAACACCCTTTAGGAACGTTTAATCCATCAGACAATCATAGTAAGTAACACATTGtacaaaattcaacgatttaagGGTACGACTTATACACGGAGtcggctaatatgcaagaaaatacagtatgtaaatATGTCAGGCTATAGTCGAGGGTTCATTTCCTTCTCtagtcccttgtgcaggttgaCTGACAGCATTGTGATCGCAATACTGTTCGTCTAAcagctttaagatgattggccaaaagGTTCAGAGGCGGGACTTGAcgtatgttaattggtattgagttccaggtaagTGGAGTATTTGGGTGAATGCACTTCTtttaaagggaactacacagtcacctctagagccagccctgattcatatgtttgtattttttggacaaaatcttGTATTGGAGGAGGAGCTTGACCTGTTTTATCCTCCAGGAGTGCTCAAAGTAGTACCTCGGCCAGGAGGAAATTACAATTCATTAGAGCAATTCAACTAAAAATGGCTGTCTAGTGCCAAGACATGCACTAAATCAAATTAAGTGCTGTAGCCTCATCAAATTGCTCTTATAGACCCTCACAGGTCTGACCTTCAGCTCTTCACACTCATtatgttatctttttttatatataaatacattaatgaaGAGCTTTGCATAAACGTGGCTTAACTTTGTACGTGCTAGCAAGCGTGTAAAGGCTAGCAAACGGTGCAAAAACAAAGTATCGAACAAAACATTGGTGATTGAAACTTACTTGaggaaattaaaaaacacaaaaatatatcctTATGactttaagcttcttgtgcaggccacattcaatcattttgtaTTGCATTTGGCTCAAGAGCTTTGGGTTGGACACCcacttttttgtaacttgaagattttgtaagtagagcagtactttatatgtaaattccgtaaTTCGTGGCATGGtcctaaaaaaaactaccaactcAACCCTTTAATTATGaccagtgtcccaattttgtatgtaaGAAtgcaaaaatgaagattaattaATGGAATTTAAAAGCCTGTGATGGATGAAGAaccaaaaattgagaaaaaccTGGGACAAGTCTGATTGGATAAAAGACATGTACAAGTGAAATTGTTTGGAAATCCCAAGGCTAAGACAAGAAACAAGAAAAGTAGGTGCGAAAACCAAATTAACACCAAAAGACAAACAGCAGGCTCACCGGTTGGGCTTGGGGAACAAAATGGAGGAGTCCGGCTTGCGGATGAAGTACTCGTCTGTGGCCTTGTTGATAGAAAAGACCTTCTTCTCCCGCTGGGTAGGCATCATCTTGAGGGCTAGGGGGACCTCCACTTTGGGGCGCAGCATGCACAGGTATGGTGGAAGCATGTGGATAAATATCTATGGCGGAAGAggaattttatttacaaatgaatTGACAACTATTTAGACAATTAGTGAATTGTTTCGAGTCATTGTTGATCAAAAAATTGGCTTCgttacttgaacattttgtaagtagatgtgtactttatatgtaaattctctcattcgttccacggtcctcacacaactaccaactaagacacgggtagggaatctatggctcgggagccacatgttaCACTTATGATCGGTGCTAATGgctcttagctaaaatatggaaaccagtggtGAGAGAGCCgagtcccgaatgcaccaataggaatgTCACGTCGGGACtgtgtcattgatttcattgatactcattgaactcattaatattcattgattagcaacagcgtaacaacgttgtcaaaggaatttagagactttttgtactttataagtgataaaatgactgcaTAATGTTAtgtgttttgacttttaaattgtgagtatggctcttaaggaataacatttggaaATTGGATTTGTTAATGGctatctctttcaaaaaggttccctgaactaaacccttttaaaattggtgtcccaattttgtatgaaagatgtgaggaaacacacaaaatgagagaaatgtataagaaaattatatcttattgtcttaaaatgaataacaagaaTATAAAATCTATACATGTTGAAACACAAGGGAACAAGAGGAAGCTAACGGTAGGCAACAGAACTGCTTGTtcctgtatattttttatttggccTGTGTTAGAGTTTGGTAAAGCCAATTCGCCCTAAGATAAATGTATCatctcttgatttttttcctacacAGTGTGCCGATTCTTACCCTGCGGACCCAAAGTggcatcatgtgggtgttgggCGAGCGGTGATGCAGGTTTAGCACCACCACGCTGAGGATAACCGAGCAGGTGACCAGAATCATGGTGAACATGATGTACTTGACGATAATGGGAACACCCAGTGAGGTCTCGGGAATTTTGTCCGCCAACAGTAGCAAAAAGACGGTGAGGGTAAGTAAAACGTTGATGGACAGTCCCATTTTTTCACCTGGTAGGAGGACAAACGAGATGTTTATTTGGtccctgtattttattttttctttaataggGAATATTATACCAGACCTGCATCAGGCGGCAAGTAGAAGTTGAAAATGGCGATGATGGTGATGAGGATGCAAGGGAGGATAATGTTCAGCACGTAGTAAAGTGGCTTCCTCTCGATGATTAGGTAAAAGCTCATGTCTTCATACCGGtctttgttcatgttttttctgCATGGCTTGTGTCTGATATGCCACTCGCCGCTTTCTGTGAATACCCCACGCATACTTTAATTCAAATATTGAAACTTATTCAGACATATTGCAgggtttaccgtattttctcgcatataagccgcctctgcgtataagccgtacactaaaaattgccttaaaatcgttgaatttgacaatttctctcgtataagtcgccccctgattgataattttcacctccatattcatggttttaatagggcactcggttgccggacgtttggtagcctggacgtttggtcgcccggacgtttggtctccgttggtccctggtcttttggtcgccagtcaaatggtgacagagagtatgtactgttgaaaacagctcacaacaagagtttaatatctaaatatctactgttgattcatgagagagagaaaggttaatatctaagtactatttaatatctaagtactgttgaaaccagctctcaaaattatattcacaaaagtttaatatctaaatatctactgtttatttatgagagagagtttgatatctaaatatcttctgttgattcatgacataGAGAtattattaaactcttgtgaatataatttttgtcaccttgcagtttcgtgaaTGTCAGGTTTAAtttatgcgcgtataagccgaaccctcgattcagtcataattcttggagcaaaaaatacggcgtatatgcgagaaaatacagtaaattatatttttttcatttttgcccAACCACTGATGGCCTCGTCTAATTGAATCTCCCGTATCTCTTTCCCATTTGCATCCAGGTGGTACTGCAGTTCGATCTCGGTCGAGTCGTACGTGTAAGAGCGGAACTGCATGCTACAGTTTTGCCAGTCGAAGGGGAAATATGTCACCTGAGAAAAGCAATCATGGCCGTCTAGTTgagtggcattaaaaaaaaacaagttgtggATCTAGAAGACAATCTTTACCCTGACGCCACATGAGCTGAGGTATTGCGCAGGGGGTGTCCACGTCACCCTGCCGTTACTGTGCACTTGGACGTGTACTCGCAGGGCGACATCAAACACGCCGTCATTGCTgccaatcaaacaaaaaaatggtgagaACCGAGCAAAAAGTCAGCTTTTTTAATGGCAATAAAGACACAATTGTCTTACTTGTTGATCAAGACAATGTCAGGCAACCATACTTTTGATGCGGGAATGCGTAGTACTTCAATCCCATCATGTTCTTTGGGATCCCATGACAAATTGTGATCTGTCCACTCCTGTTTGCAAAGATGACTTCAAAAATAGGGAACCAATAGGAGGCTTGCTCAGTCAGGACCGATGCTTACCAAATTCATGACGACCACAGTgctcatttcttcatttttcatattctagtaaagtaaaataaaagtcATACACACATAACAAATACATATTAATGTGCATACACATGAATTGAGACAACTGGTTCAccttcattattttaattttaaacatAGCCCCCTGTTTATTACTTATAGGAGTTCCACAAAATCCTGGTAGTTTACTATTAagatacttaaatattaatttcAGAGTTGCTAAAttctttcaacttttttttgtgtccaaagcctttaaaaactttttttctaggGTTACAGTCGTACTTCTGCTTATAAAATTAATTGTTTAAAGGACTTTTTTTGTagcttgaacatttcgtaagtagagcaatactttatatgtaaattccgtaaTTCGTTCCATGGTCCTCCAAAAACTAACAACttaaccttttaaaaatgaacaattttgtATGTAAGATGCgacaaacaaaaattaaatagtattaattattaatgtaattaaaataataaaacaagtaTGCAAAAACTTTATGTATGCAGTAGTACAGTATAGTAAGGAAGAAGCTAACGCTAGcataaaaacatgcacataAACAGATCTAAGCCATAATAATGTTACtaggacaatttcaaaataaaataacctaTGCAGGAAACCCATTTACATTCAGAGggatttcgtaacctgaaaatgtcgtACCTGGAGgagttcataagtagaggtacgactgtatacaactaaaatcataaatatttgTATAATCTTATTGATAATCAGTCCAGTATTCAAACATGTATCCTTGACTGCGTTTGAGCAATTGGCTATTTAAAACGCAGTAAGGAATGTCAGGCAGACAGCTGGGACAGTGCCCGGGCAGGGGGGGGGACACTTACCGGATCCGACCACACTCTCTAGAACTCACCAGTCCAACAAATGAAGAGAGCATCATGCCCACTCGGACCACCACTCGTTCGTCAGGGTGGCGCGCAGGACGGACTTTTAGGTTATAGTTCTTGAAGACCTGTTCTGTCAGAGCCTGTTCGACATCTCCTGCTTCTGAACAGTTCAAAGTCAtacaaataaatcataaaacacATTGTCTTCATCTCAGATTAAAACTCAGTAATGTTTTATACAGCCTAGATCACACAGcctataatatttagattttttttaaataaatggattaaaagaactggataaaaataccctgaatattcagtttttttatagatttaaaacaatgtttattttagctttttttaaatatatttttagattttacaaaatgatttttgaactaaaaacacagaaaaaaattattaaaaaattacaattattgatttaaaaggggaaaaatcggttaatgtaatatacatctatactcttcattttaatttcatcctaaaacagaaagtcggcactcatgattttctttcccaggccacacaaaatgatgcggtgggccagatttggcccccaagccgccactttgatacatgTGGCGCTAATTTTACTTCCCTTTACAATTTAATGCTTTCTTTTGACAAGAATGTGCAATTCTGAGTGatgttttcttgtttgtttttaaagattcTGGAACCCAGGAAGAACTACCTACCTAAGACATATAAAAGAAGGTCTTATATATGGTGTGAACACCttggaaaatgaaataatcCAGAATGTGATCCACTTTTGGATCAGAATTCAACAAACTGACGTGGTTCTAAGATCAGAGTAACCTAACGGTGCCAACAACTGATCTGGCTCCACCAACATTCTAAGTaagaataaatgtttttttcttctcctactACATTCAAATGACTACATTCATCACACATGTCCTCCATGCATAATTAAATAGCAATAAAATAGAAGCTAATGGCTAATCGGTGAAATCATATCAGCATTTATTCCACTAGGATCATCAATTTCTTAAAATAGGCCAGCTGTCAATGTCAATAGGCTGATAACTAATTTAATCACTTGTCAAATGGTccaaataatattgatttgttagTTCTAGAGTAATTAACGTGACCTAATTGGCCAGGAATGTTTGGACAGCTTTGATTGATGTCAATCCATGCTTTTATAGCTTTTCAATAGTTTCCAAATGGGCGAATGTGTACTACATTGTGTAGGAGTGTGTGTAATTCCTTATAGTCGGGCTATACTTTGTTGTGAGTAGTAGATGTTCAACATGGCTACCGTCAGCTGTCGCTTACCTCCCAGTGAACTCAGGCTGAATAGGCAACACGCCAGCAGGAATAGATCGAAGTGTTTCATGTTGGCaacgaaaaaaaatatgacaaagctCCAAAATCAAAACGCATTTCTTGCAATCCGACGTCTGGCTTTGGTCTTTTGTGCTCCCGTCAAATTCAACCCCCCTGGAGATCCCGAGTGTGACTTTTGAGTCGTGTGGACTGTCGTTGTCTGTCAGTCAGGCCAGAAGGGCCAACTGCTGACTCCTCCGATTACGGCAGACGAGGGGTGTGCATGTATTTGTCTCCTTCCCACTTCATAACTGCTCGCCTATACGATTTATATTTTGACTGGAGTAGTTTTAGGATCATAGTGGTAAGGACAACAGCTACTATTCGTACAATAAATGCAACTCATTTGGTCAAACGAAATAACTATTTGatcatttaatattttgtaaTCTGAAAGCAGAACTTTTCTGTGGGTGGGCTTTTAGCGACGCTGGCCAGGACAACAATGCCAGTTAAATgtgcatctatgtgtatgtatatgtctatctatatgtataggtataggtgtaggtataggtatatttacgtgtatgtatttataggtatatgtgtgtatgtatttatatgtatgtatatatatatatgagaatacataaataaataggtaataaataaataagcttgttgctgaaatatatatgtatttgtatatatatatatatatatatatatatatatatatatgtatatatatatgtatatatgtatatatatatgtatgtatatatatatatatatatatatatatatatatatatatatatatatatatatatatatatatatatatatatatatatatatatatatatatatatatatatatatatatatatatatatatatatatatatatatatatatatatatatatatatatatatatatatatatatatatatatatatatatatatatatatatattgcagcaatatgcatatttatttattatattttcttgaGGAAAATCTAATACCTGTCAGCTTCCgttattttatacgttttttgaacATCTCTGATTGcgtacgccgtataacaactttggtgtgggattttttttagtaaattttttttgtaaaagccaTCTCGGAAAAAGTTGAGGCTTATATTGGCAGTGTTGCCATTTCCATCAGCGTGCTGTTTAAAATTTGCAGATTTTCCCAACTGAGAAGCTACCGGCAATTCACCTAGAACTTGAAGGGAATCTCAGTTTCACCTGAGAACAGGTAGTGAGAGAGTTGTACCTTTCATGGCACCCTTTGTTGAAAAACATTCGTTTTGTTGTATTGCCGCTAGGTGAAGACAATTTGCATTCTTTTGGCAGTTAGCCGAACGTGACTTTGCGTTCCTGATTGATTtatcattttcttcttcaagCCGACAGCCGGTAAACAAAACGAGAGCCGTGGCACTTAGCAGTGAGCTACAACACGCTAGCGTCATCTGTGATCCGCTCCAAAGCGCCATTTGGTCCCGGGCCAATTTAATTAGCATAGAAGCTAAGTGTTAACAGGGAAGCGGCATCAACAATAGATCACCAGCGTTTTATCGGACGGAGGTAAATTGGATTGTTTTGTCGGGATCCCAAACATCAGCAACAAGTGAGAGACGGTCAAGTGTTGACGTTGTTATCAGCGGGAAATCAATTTAATAGCACTACGGATGCTTAATTCCATTAAGGACTCCTCTGAATGACCTTATTATTGGACTCATTTTCTGGATGGATCAgtttcaaacacaaaaaaactcggAGCACCAGTGGTACAATCATACAAATATATTAGTTTTATTCAATTATATCCTTGACTTTGTGTACGCCGATATAGAAATAACTGCATATCATATTCGCAAATGCGGGGTGAATGTTGGAAAGGGTTAGCGACAGGTTGAAGGGGGGTTTTGTCAAGGAATAAATACTTGGGTGGAGTGTGGAAATGATTTGGCGCATGCAAGCGTGCCGTTCCAGTCTTGTTGAGGAAGGGGAATCTACTATGTACTCCAGTGCCACTTTCTTAAAGATATATTCCTTATGTGTTTGCATACAAAaatatgtgttgtggtagtttgGATGGCTGGAAGACGAACAAGGGGAATCCCTCTTTTCCAATTTGGAAGACAACGATTATTTTTCCAGAAAGAATGCCTTGCAATTTAGAGTTTGTGTAATATAAAGAATAGAAGACTCCATTTTGTGGATGGACGCTATGTGTGAGAACAGGTGTGCAGTTCAAATCCTGTCGCCGAGGTCAGTTCGTTGTTCTACGTTTGTCTCAGCAAATCAGGAGATTGGATGAGGACGGAGGACAATCTGGACatcttttttgttcaatttttttgtgtgtgtttaaaacTCGACTGGAATTTTGTGCTGCATAAGGAAAAGACTGGAAAGGTCACCCAATGGAAAATCAAATGCAAGATGGCACAGTGTAATACGGTCGCTCCCATTTCAGTTCATATatacgaaaaaaaaagaacaatcatTAGCATCATCATATTATAACCACTACTACGTAAGAGGATTGAAGTCGAGAAAGGAAAAAGGACACTGTCACTCTTGTCTGCGCTTCCCCTCCTTCACCCTCTTActcactcgtttttttttttttttttggtgtgttttctgCTGCATTGCAGATGTGGTGAAGGGACTCCACTGCAAAGTAAtgcgcatgcacacacacaagggCACATACAAATCAAAGCCTATACACGTTAGCTCGCAATATCAATTTTAATCttgactccccccccccccccccccccctctccaccCGTCCAATCCCCTTCCGCTACCCACCGTCTGTGGCTGCACCTTGTTAATAgtgtttattgctttttttggggaggggggactCACGCTCATTGATTCTTCCTCAACTCACGCATTGCATTTCCTTTTGCCTTCATATTGTATTCATATTTGGCATATTCAGGATAAGTGTTAGGAATGTGGACTACCTCCAACATCCCCCCCACCCACCTCACCCGCCCACTGCCCAGTCAGCCTGGGGTGACCCTCACTGCAGTCTGAACTGAGGGAGTCCCCCGGCACAGGAgaatttttacagtatttttctgCTTGTGTATGAGGACAAATATGCTAATCTTGTTGGCTATTGTTAGTAGACAGTGGTGCTTTGAGATAAGGATTGAAATTCATCAGTTCTTGGTCcggttataaaatatttttccactcCAATGAAGTATATATTGATAAAAAAGTCAACTTATACTTTTTAAAGGGGATGTCCAAATTGCGGGTTTTATATCatgtgtgaccggacgtttggtcgctggtcttttggtcccttttggtcatcggtcaaatgtacttggatatttaagagtacttagatattaaactatctctcttagatattaaactctctctcttagatattaaactctctctcttagatattaaactctttctcatgaatataattttgagagttggcttCAACAacaaactctgtcaccatttgaccggcaaccaaaagggaccaaaagaccggcgaccaaatgtccgaggaCCCCACATACCGTATATTAGCttgtaagccgtacccttaaaaagGCCTTAAAATCCTATACtaaaatataccgtattttctcgcatattagccgccttcgCTTAtaagccttaaaatcgttgaattgtacaatttctcgtgtataagccgccccctgattctcaattttcacctccatattcattgaTTTAATAGGGAGGACAACTGGGTTAATTTGAAGggtaaatcttaagaaaaatcccgcttatatgcgagaaagtaCGGTATTTCACACACGTAAGATTCCTTGCAGATGATAAAGAATATATTATATCCCTTTTCTTATCATTTACTTAGTATGTTCTGACAAATTTACACATTCTAACTATAGTTTCTTTTTCGGGGGCTATTATACCGGTTAATTAGAACTTCCATGATGAATGTAATAATTAAGGGATTTTCTAATGACTCGGCAACTCGTTTTATCGTTGAAGAATCATTACCGCCATAAAATTGATCCAAACACTTGAAAAGCCTCCTAACTCATTACCTAGCATAAACGACAATTGTGACAAACGACTTAGAGTGAATAAATATTTCGTTATTTATTTCCCACTATCTAAAAGCACCactgctttattattattatttttttggctagCAGGGAATCAAAACCAGGTAATATTTCGTCAACAATGCAATCTAGTTAAAACATTCCACCTCATCTTGTGCCTTTTTAActccaaaataaacacatgCTTTTCGATACAACATCATTAAAGTGATACACAACTCAGCCCTCTCGATATAAACCCGTAAAGAAAGAATTCCG
It contains:
- the chrnb1 gene encoding acetylcholine receptor subunit beta, whose product is MKHFDLFLLACCLFSLSSLGEAGDVEQALTEQVFKNYNLKVRPARHPDERVVVRVGMMLSSFVGLNMKNEEMSTVVVMNLEWTDHNLSWDPKEHDGIEVLRIPASKVWLPDIVLINNNDGVFDVALRVHVQVHSNGRVTWTPPAQYLSSCGVRVTYFPFDWQNCSMQFRSYTYDSTEIELQYHLDANGKEIREIQLDEAISESGEWHIRHKPCRKNMNKDRYEDMSFYLIIERKPLYYVLNIILPCILITIIAIFNFYLPPDAGEKMGLSINVLLTLTVFLLLLADKIPETSLGVPIIVKYIMFTMILVTCSVILSVVVLNLHHRSPNTHMMPLWVRRIFIHMLPPYLCMLRPKVEVPLALKMMPTQREKKVFSINKATDEYFIRKPDSSILFPKPNRFQAEGKNLRKFIDGPSSYVSLPPELQSAIEAITYIAEVLQAEKDYEALKEDWQYVAMVVDRMFLCIFVIFTTVGTLAIFIKASLNRAPTEPF